Genomic DNA from Methanofastidiosum sp.:
ACTTATTATGAATAATGATAATAAAATTATGTTAAATACCCTTTTTTTCACGGTACACACACTCCATGGGTAAAATCAAGTTATAAAAATCCTATTTAAAGATAATGGTTATTGAAAAAAGGGAAAATAAATAGAATTAAGGTACCCTTGTTGTGACATCCCTTATCTTTGCATAAGTGTCAATTGCGTCATGTGTGTATGAGATTGTTCCTGAATAAACACCACTCTGCTTTGCCTTTAGGGTTATGTCAAGCTCAAGCACTTCACCACCTTCTAAATCCCCGATATAGAACTTGTTCCCATCAACTCTCCTAACGGGATCAACGCTTTCAAGTGAGAAATTAGAGTAGTAGTCATTTGATATCTCAACTATCACGTTAGTTGCCTTGCCTCGGCCATAATTTTGTATTTTAAGGTATATATGCCCTATATCATTGACAGTCTCTGTGGTATATGAAATACTGGAAAGGACCAGTGGTAAATCCCTTATGCTGACCCTGCCTTCGGCTGCTTGCTGGATTTCATTCTGAAAGCTTACATTTGAACCGTTGACAAGATTAAAAACCTCTTCATATGTTTTTTCTCTTTCAGACCCTGCGATTATTATGACTTTGTCTGCATAGCCATAGATGTCTTGCTTGATGAAGGTGAATCTTTGCTCAGGCTGCCTTATGAAGCTTATTTCAAGTGAGTCAAGGTATCTAGTTACAAGTGGTCCAGTTCCAAATAGGGCGTCAGGTCCGCCAAGAATAACGATGAGTTTTACCCCCCTTAGCTGACTTATATCGTCAGGTGCTAAAAATTCAGGAAATAGACCGAATCCCCTAAAGTAGTCCTCTAACAAAGGCTTTGCAACGACATCTATATTGTTTGATATGATATAGACATCTTGCTGAGCTGAAATAGGTGTTAGTCCAACTATACTAAAAATTAGAATAAAGGAAAATGCCAAGGTAAGATATTTTTTATTATACATGAATATTAATTCTTTTTTTTATATATAAGTTTTATTAAAATTTTTAGAAGATTTTGCAAAAACATATTTCTAGAAATAAATAGCCTTAGAATGATTTATTTTTTCAAAATAAGTTATATCTTTGCTTTTTATATAAAACAAGAGATATATTAGGCCATATAAAATGTTGTGAAACATTAGATATATTTATAAAATAAATTAAGCCCAAATCTAACTTTAAATATACTGAAATTAAGACGGTTTACACAACAACTATATATAAAGGACGAATCTAAACAGTATTAGCTTAACAAGGAGGTTAAACTATGAAGAAGATTATTACCTTGTTTATTGCAGTTGCATTGATAGCATCAATGAGTGTTGGCGCAATAGCTGGTGCTGATGCAGATGCATTCGCAAATGCAGTTAATGATGAAAAGGCACAGATCGCTTTGGAAAAGGCGGCACTAGAGTTTGCTAACGGAAATGATGTCGAAGGCTTAGCAGCTGAAGAGAATGCAACAAACAACTTTGGTAAGACACAACTTGGATTCCACAAGCTTGCTGGAGCAGTTATATCTGCATCATATTACCAGAAGAGTGTAGTACCTAAAGGTTGGGAAAGAGTTCACAAGCCACGTCCTTTGCCATCTGCATAAAAATTTAATTAATTTTTTCTTTTCTATTTCTACTTATTTAGGGTGAAGGTCTATAAACTGATTTTTTGACTTTCAAATGAGTGAAAAATCGATATTTTATATGACTAAAACAGAAGTAGTAACGTAATATTCTATAATAAAGAAAAGATAACTAGATAGCAAATCTTAAAAAGGTTGGGCCATAGTTCATTTAATCTCACCTGCCGGGGTGGCTTAGCCTGGTTATAGCGCACGGCTCATAAGCATGAAACAAGGCTGGGAAACCGTGAGGTCGCGGGTTCGGATCCCGCCCCCGGCACCTCTTAAGGTTATTCTAATTTACTTTGGCCTTCTTGTATATTATCTAAATACCACAAAGGTTTTCTCATAGAAGAATACTTATTATGTTTCTTATTTTCCATACAAGTATATTTTGGACTTGGAGGTTGTCTATTTGCAACACTCATGCATAAATTATCAATCTCTTTATGGCTATCAATAAATTGCCTTATCCATCCCTGTAAAAATAGGGTTGGAGGATCAAAGTAACTCTCTCTATTATAACAATACTCTTGCTCCACAAGAAGTAATTGGGCTAAATTGGCAATTATGCTAATTGAATTAAGATAATGATCAAATTTTTCTCTCTCAAATTTCTCAATCTCTTTATCAGGATCATTACCGTAGAAAATATTGTCAAATGCTAAAAGTAATTCATTTTTTAGTTCAGGTCTTGAGCGAATTCTGAGATTTAAATCTATTAATATTCTTAAGTGATTTGGCCTAAACTCTCTGTTTTCTTCAATTAACCAAATTTGAAAATTTTTATTAACATCATAGTTTTGAAATCTTTTTGAAAGTTGAGATGGTCTAAATATGTAAAGTGTTTCCTTTTTATTGCTAAATATAATTTGTTTTTTATCAAATTGTAACTCTTTTACAATATTGAATGCATCATTTTTAATCATTTATTTTTCTTTTAGATATTTTTATAAATTCTTAATGCTAATTAATGTAGATTAGTATCTATTTATGTAGATTGGTGTTCAAATGACAAAGGTATCATTGAATATAACTGTAGATAAAGAAGTGCTGGACAATTTTAAGAAAATATGTGCCAAAAATGATATTAAAGTATCAACAAAGATTAATACGCTAATGAAAGAATGGATTGAGAAGAATCGAAAATGAAAACTAAACATAAAATTATCCATGGTGACGCTCTAGAGGAATTGAAGAATATTCCAGATGAATCAATAGATTTAGTTTTCGCTGACCCTCCTTATGGCCTTGCAAAAAAGAGGGGCCTTGGGTGGAAATATAGCAAACACATTACATTGGAAGAAGATTGGGACATATTCACAAAAGATGAATTCTTAAAGTTCAATGTTGAGTGGATTCGGCAGTGTGTTAGGATATTAAAACATGGTGGCAGCTTGTGGGTGTGTGGCTCTTTCCATAACATATACCAACTGGGTTTCATAATTCAACATATGACGGATCTTAAAATTAACAATAGCATTGTTTGGTTTAAGCCCAATGCTCAGCCAAATATTACTTGCAGAATGTTTACAGAAAGTACTGAGCACTTAATTTGGGCTACAAAGAATGGCAAAGGTGAAAAATGGACTTTCAATTATGAGGACACAAAAAATCTAATTGAAGATTCGATAAATCCTCTAGGGAAACAGACAAGAAATGTCTGGTCAATACCGCTAACTCCAAAAAGCGAAAAATGGGCTGGAGCTCACCCTACACAGAAGCCTGAAGAGCTTTTAAGAAGGATAATTTTGGCTTGTACTAAAGAAGGTGATACAGTTCTGGATCCTTTTGTTGGCTCAGGTACGACCTCTGTTGTTGCAAAAAAAATGGGGAGAAAGTCTATAGGAATGGAAAAAGAAGAAAAGTATATTGAGTTAATACAAAAAAGGTTAAATCCTAAACAGAAGACGCTTAATTGTGATGAATAATACTTCGGGGCATACTATTAAATCAGAAGATAATACTTTTTTTGCAAAGCCTTATATGAAATGGGCAGGAGGCAAATCACAATTGATCCCTGAGCTCGCATCAAGGCTTCCTAAAGAGATTATTGATACTGGAAAAATAGATACATATATCGAACCTTTTGTCGGTGGAGGCGCATTCTTCTTTTATCTAAAAAGTAGATTTCAAATTAACAATTCATATTTATTTGATATAAACAGAGAGCTAATAATTGGGTATAAAGTTTTACAAAATAATCCTAAAGAACTTATTAATCATCTAAATATTTTAGAGATAGAATACATCAATAAAAATGAAGAGGAAAGAAAACAGTATTATTATAACATTAGGGATGGATACAATTCTCAGATAAACTCTTTTGATTTTATTAATTACAATACAGATTGGATTGAAAGAGCTTCACACATGATATTTCTGAACAGAACTTGTTTTAACGGATTATTTAGACAGAACAAAAATGGTGAATTCAATGTCCCCCATGGTAGATACAAAAATCCTAGAATATGCGACAAAGAAAATATCACGAAAGTTAATTTGGCCCTAAAGAATACTGAAATTATCTGTAGTGATTTCTCTGAGTCTTCAAAATATGTTAATAATAATAGCCTAGTCTATTTTGATCCACCCTACAGGCCACTCACAAAAACTTCTAGTTTCACTAGTTATTCAAAGGAAGAGTTCAATGACAATGATCAGACAAGACTATCTGAATTCTATAAAGAGCTTGACAAAAAAGGAGCTTATCTGATACTAAGTAATTCCGATCCAAAAAATGAAGATCCTAATGATGACTTTTTTGATAATTTGTATAAAGATTTCACAATTGAAAGAGTAAATGCAAAAAGAATAATTAACTGCGACCCCAAGAAACGAGGAGAAATAAAAGAACTGATAATTAGAAATTACAAATAACTACAAAAAAAGTTGGCCTTATTTCTCAATCTTCACTTTGTATACTCTCTTTATCTTGATGTCCTTTTTTCTTAACCTGTGGAGTGACACTCTCTTGACAGGATTAGAATCGTCAAAATTTGCGGCCATCACACTTTTCCTTCCTTTGTTTACTTTGTAGGCCAGCCAGTAATGTGAATCTTCTTCGTCTTCTATTTTTGAATGTACAATTGCCACATTTTGAGTATTTCCAGAAGGCTTGTCTTTCTCTAGCCACTCGACAATCTGGTCTACTTTTGGAGTTCTTTCTACCTTTACTTTTTTGACCTTGGGGATACTTTTCAATGCCTTGGCATATTTTATTGGCTCCACTACACCCTCATCTTTTATTATTCCAGCTTTATGCGGGACAATCTTCTTCTTAGTTCGGGCAATTCGTTTTACATTTTCAATTGCTTGAACTCCGCAATCCCAATCATTTGTATTGTTTGTTAATTTTCTTCTTCGATTCATATTTTTCCTCAAATATCAATGCCAATGCAAATTGTTAACTTATAAATTTTTCATAACTGACTTAGTATTAATTTATGAAAAACTCCTTTGAAGTAATCTAAAGGTAAAAGGCCGCCCATCAAAAGCTTTAATACCGGCTCACATGATTATCCTCTTATGGAAATAGTGAAGGCCACAAAATCCCATGTCAAAGAGCTTTCAGCTCTCCTAAAGGGCCTAGATACCGAAGAGTATTCTTTTTCTGGAGTAGAAAAGATTACACCCCTAATCGAAGAAGGCAACTACTACATTGCAATTGATGATGGAAAAATCGTTGGGGCAATTGGGCTAGTCATAGTCGAAGAGTCATGCGAGATAGATGCGTTAATCACCTCACAGAAGGGCGTGGGTAAGGCCTTGATAGATTTCACAGTTGAGCTTTGTAAAAAAGAAAATGTGAAAAAGCTATGGTGCTGGAGCCTTAAGAGGTACAACGCAATTGGGTTCTATGACAAGATGGGATTTAAAGAGCAGTTCTTACTGGAAAAGCACTGGTGCGGCGAGGACTGCTATATTTTTGGCCGGGTCATTGAATAATTCAAGGTAAGTAAATCTCGCCATCAATTACAGTTACAGCTGAACTTATCAATTTAGAGGCAAAGCAACTATACTCATCCTTTGTTAGATTTATTACTAATCTTCCGGGCCTGTCCATAATATCGCCCTGCTCTGATTTGATATTTAATTCACTTCCAGTGAATTCACTAATGCCGTTAATTAATAGGTATGCACCAAGCGGCCCCTGGGCAGAGCCTGTTACCGGGTCTTCCCTAACACCGTACAAGGGCGCAAAGAATCTTGAATGGGCCTTAGAATCTTCGTCGAAAGTTTCAGTTGTGAATAGGCAGACACCTGGGAAGTTATATTTTCCGCAGAACTTTTCAAGTTTTGAATAGTCATAGTCTATGTTTTTTAGGGCATCTAATCCACTTATCGGAACATATAGGTAGTCAAGACTAGTTTCTCTCATAATAGGGTACGATAGATCAAGCTCGTCCTCTTTAATCTTTAAGGCGTCAAGTAATGAGGGCATATCGATATCTTCCCTTACAAGAGTTATCTTGGGCGAGTGAAGTATTATCTTTATGTCTCTAGCTTTTTTTATCACATCAACTGTTATGATGCCTATCATTGTCTCAACTTTGAAGGAATAATCCCCATCGTTTTCCATGCCATACTTTCCTTCCTCTGCGAGAGCGTGCAGGCTTGCAACTGTTGCATGGCCACAGAACAAAACTTCCTTCTTAGGTGTAAACCATCTTATCCTAAAGTCGGCAGTATCGCTAGGCAGGACAAAAGCAGTTTCAGAGGCATTTACCTCATTTGCTATTGATAGCATCTCTTTATCAGTTAATCCTTCTGCAGAAGATACGACTCCCGCAGGGTTTCCTCCAAATATCCTATCTGTAAATGCGTCAATCTGTTTTATCCTATAGCCTCTCATAAATAAAGTAAAGACTATTTCAATAAAAAATTATCTGAAAAATACATCAAGACTAAAACAATAGTTATTTAAAACAAGAAATATTAGTCAAATATAATGGAAACTATAAGACAAACTTTGAAGGTACCAAAAAATCGTGAATTAAAGATTAAAATACCTGATTATGTTAATGAGAATGATTCAGTAGAAGCAATTGTTATTATTGGACTTGAAGACCAAAAGAAAAAGATTAAAGAATTGAAAAAAGCAATGAATGACAAACTATTCTTAGAAGATCTTAATCAAATAAGAAATGATTTTGAAGGTGTCGATTTAGAGGATTGGGACTAGAATGGAGTATAGATGGAAGATATTCCTTGCAAACCTTGATCCTGTTAAAGGCTCAGAACAGGGGAAAAATTCGTCCGGTTCTTGTTATCAGTTCAGAAGAAATAAATAAAATATTACCAGTTGTGAATGTTTTACCAATAACGTCAAAAAAAGAAAATAGACAAATCTATTCTAATGAAGTCATGCTTCCAAAAGGAACTGCTAACATGGACCGAGACTCTATTATTTTATGCTATCAAATCAGGACCCTAGATAAGATTAGATTAATTAAAGACATAGGTCAAATTAAAGAGGATTTATTGAAAAAGAAGGTTTTAGATGCATTGGCATTTCAATTAGAGATTTATAGCTAGATAGGTGGTAAGTTGGGAGCATCAGGTAAAAAAATAATTTCATACGATTCAGGTTCCGATATTCTTTTTATCCATAATGGCTACGGATTAGATGAATAATTTAAAGGAAATTTTGATGTGGGAGATATTGTTCTTGATATTTCTAACAAAGGTAAGGTCAAGGGTATAGAAGTTATGAATGCCTCAGAATACTTAAAATTAAATTCAGATCTATTGTCTCATCTAACAGATTTTGAATTTCATGTTGGCCAGTATAAAAACAGGATAGGGATAACTTTAGTACTAATAGCCGACCAAATTAAAAAAGAAAAGGACATCATTGTTCCTTTAGCAATGACATTAAACTAAGTAATTAATTTTTTTATTCAGATGTCTTATCTTTTATAATAACATATTCTGCCAAATCACTGGATTTTGGAATTGGACAGTTATCTTCTTTTAGTCCATCTAAATGCATTATTATGGCATCATACATATTTCTTTCAACTTCTTCAACTGTTTTCCCAGTTGACGCACACCCCGGTAATTCAGGTGCATAGGCTGAATAATTTTTATCTGATTTTTCAATAATTATAAGAAACTTATGCATGATATCACTTTAATATACTTTTTAATACTCTAGGGACTAAGTATATTAAGATTAACTAAATCCACTATAATAGAGATGCAATAATGGGCGTGAAAATCTGACAAGATTCAAATGTGAATGTGGAAGCGATGAGTTCATATCAGAGCCTAATAGTTATGACATAGTTATAGTTGAAGCAGAAATAAAAATAGATCACAGAGAAATAATTGAAACATCAAAA
This window encodes:
- a CDS encoding DNA adenine methylase, translated to MNNTSGHTIKSEDNTFFAKPYMKWAGGKSQLIPELASRLPKEIIDTGKIDTYIEPFVGGGAFFFYLKSRFQINNSYLFDINRELIIGYKVLQNNPKELINHLNILEIEYINKNEEERKQYYYNIRDGYNSQINSFDFINYNTDWIERASHMIFLNRTCFNGLFRQNKNGEFNVPHGRYKNPRICDKENITKVNLALKNTEIICSDFSESSKYVNNNSLVYFDPPYRPLTKTSSFTSYSKEEFNDNDQTRLSEFYKELDKKGAYLILSNSDPKNEDPNDDFFDNLYKDFTIERVNAKRIINCDPKKRGEIKELIIRNYK
- a CDS encoding site-specific DNA-methyltransferase, whose amino-acid sequence is MKTKHKIIHGDALEELKNIPDESIDLVFADPPYGLAKKRGLGWKYSKHITLEEDWDIFTKDEFLKFNVEWIRQCVRILKHGGSLWVCGSFHNIYQLGFIIQHMTDLKINNSIVWFKPNAQPNITCRMFTESTEHLIWATKNGKGEKWTFNYEDTKNLIEDSINPLGKQTRNVWSIPLTPKSEKWAGAHPTQKPEELLRRIILACTKEGDTVLDPFVGSGTTSVVAKKMGRKSIGMEKEEKYIELIQKRLNPKQKTLNCDE
- a CDS encoding PhzF family phenazine biosynthesis protein, giving the protein MRGYRIKQIDAFTDRIFGGNPAGVVSSAEGLTDKEMLSIANEVNASETAFVLPSDTADFRIRWFTPKKEVLFCGHATVASLHALAEEGKYGMENDGDYSFKVETMIGIITVDVIKKARDIKIILHSPKITLVREDIDMPSLLDALKIKEDELDLSYPIMRETSLDYLYVPISGLDALKNIDYDYSKLEKFCGKYNFPGVCLFTTETFDEDSKAHSRFFAPLYGVREDPVTGSAQGPLGAYLLINGISEFTGSELNIKSEQGDIMDRPGRLVINLTKDEYSCFASKLISSAVTVIDGEIYLP
- a CDS encoding type II toxin-antitoxin system HicB family antitoxin; translated protein: MHKFLIIIEKSDKNYSAYAPELPGCASTGKTVEEVERNMYDAIIMHLDGLKEDNCPIPKSSDLAEYVIIKDKTSE
- a CDS encoding DUF2283 domain-containing protein, which codes for MGDIVLDISNKGKVKGIEVMNASEYLKLNSDLLSHLTDFEFHVGQYKNRIGITLVLIADQIKKEKDIIVPLAMTLN
- a CDS encoding GNAT family N-acetyltransferase, whose protein sequence is MEIVKATKSHVKELSALLKGLDTEEYSFSGVEKITPLIEEGNYYIAIDDGKIVGAIGLVIVEESCEIDALITSQKGVGKALIDFTVELCKKENVKKLWCWSLKRYNAIGFYDKMGFKEQFLLEKHWCGEDCYIFGRVIE